Proteins co-encoded in one Sinobacterium norvegicum genomic window:
- a CDS encoding rod shape-determining protein, which yields MLKRIRGLFSNDLSIDLGTANTLIYVRDQGIVLDEPSVVAIRNHNGQKTIEAVGADAKRMLGRTPGNITAIRPLKDGVIADFQVTEKMLQHFISKVHENSFMRPSPRVLICVPCESTQVERRAIRESALSAGAREVRLIEEPMAAAIGAGLRVEEATGSMVVDIGGGTTEIAILSLNGVVYAESVRIGGDRFDEAIVSHVRRHYGSLIGDATAERIKTEIGSAFDSGDVHEIDVRGRNLAEGIPRSFSLNSSEIREALQDPLMGIVQAVKGALEQSPPELAADIAETGIVLTGGGALLRNLDMLLTEETGLPVVVADDPLTCVARGGGRALEIMDVHNLDLLSTE from the coding sequence ATGCTTAAGCGAATTCGTGGTCTATTCTCCAATGATTTGTCGATAGACCTAGGGACGGCGAACACTCTTATTTATGTTCGCGATCAGGGTATCGTACTCGATGAACCTTCGGTGGTTGCCATCCGTAACCATAATGGCCAAAAAACAATCGAAGCCGTCGGTGCTGACGCCAAGCGTATGCTCGGTCGTACACCGGGTAATATCACGGCCATTCGCCCTCTGAAAGACGGTGTTATCGCCGATTTCCAGGTGACTGAAAAAATGCTGCAGCACTTTATTTCCAAAGTGCACGAGAACAGCTTTATGCGTCCCAGCCCTCGAGTATTGATTTGTGTGCCCTGTGAATCGACGCAGGTTGAGCGACGCGCTATTCGTGAATCGGCTCTCAGTGCAGGTGCTCGCGAAGTACGTTTAATAGAAGAACCGATGGCCGCAGCGATTGGTGCAGGTCTGCGTGTTGAAGAGGCAACCGGTTCAATGGTTGTCGATATCGGTGGTGGTACCACCGAAATCGCCATATTGTCCTTGAACGGTGTGGTCTATGCTGAATCCGTTCGTATTGGTGGTGACCGTTTCGACGAGGCCATTGTCTCTCATGTGCGTCGTCACTACGGCAGCCTGATCGGTGATGCCACGGCAGAGCGTATTAAGACCGAAATTGGCTCGGCCTTCGACAGCGGTGATGTGCACGAGATCGATGTCCGTGGTCGTAACTTGGCCGAGGGTATTCCTCGCAGCTTCTCCCTTAATAGCAGCGAAATTCGCGAAGCCCTACAGGACCCGCTAATGGGGATTGTGCAGGCGGTGAAAGGCGCACTCGAGCAGTCGCCACCAGAATTGGCCGCCGATATCGCCGAGACCGGTATTGTGTTGACTGGCGGTGGTGCGCTGCTGCGTAACCTCGACATGCTACTGACCGAAGAGACTGGCCTGCCTGTCGTCGTCGCCGATGATCCGTTGACCTGTGTTGCTCGCGGCGGCGGACGTGCGCTAGAGATTATGGATGTGCACAATCTTGATCTACTCTCTACCGAGTAA
- the gatC gene encoding Asp-tRNA(Asn)/Glu-tRNA(Gln) amidotransferase subunit GatC, translating to MAIDLQEIEQVARLSRIKLDGAMADEVTQKVGSILQMIDQMQSVDTSDVEPMANPLDAVQRLRADDVTEINQRDKFQSVAPNVEEGLYLVPKVIE from the coding sequence ATGGCAATCGACTTACAAGAGATCGAACAAGTTGCCCGCTTATCCAGAATTAAACTCGATGGCGCAATGGCCGATGAGGTCACTCAAAAAGTGGGCAGTATTCTGCAGATGATCGACCAAATGCAAAGCGTCGACACCTCCGATGTTGAACCAATGGCCAATCCGTTAGACGCCGTGCAGCGCTTGCGCGCCGATGACGTTACCGAGATAAACCAGCGTGACAAGTTCCAGAGCGTGGCGCCAAATGTTGAAGAGGGCCTGTACCTGGTACCCAAGGTTATCGAATAA
- a CDS encoding Maf family protein has protein sequence MATDFAIYLASASPRRAELLQQAGVSFERVVADIDETPLDSESPRDYVERLALAKAVAVQSLIASSGRPMRPVLGSDTCVVIDGQILGKPVDQADATAMLTRLSSSQHQVMTSVAVVDHRQQQALVSITDVTFRAISASEISAYWHSGEPADKAGSYGIQGKGGLFVEHLSGSYTGVVGLPLAETEFLLQQFGLSCW, from the coding sequence ATGGCTACTGATTTTGCTATTTACCTCGCCTCAGCCTCGCCACGTCGCGCCGAACTTTTGCAACAGGCCGGAGTGAGCTTCGAGCGCGTGGTGGCCGATATCGATGAGACGCCGCTGGACAGTGAGAGTCCGAGAGATTATGTCGAGCGACTAGCTCTGGCCAAGGCGGTGGCGGTTCAATCTTTGATTGCCAGCAGTGGCCGGCCGATGAGACCGGTATTGGGCTCTGACACCTGTGTTGTCATCGATGGACAGATTTTGGGCAAGCCCGTTGATCAGGCCGATGCCACGGCGATGCTGACGAGGCTGTCGTCGTCACAACACCAGGTGATGACCAGTGTTGCCGTCGTCGACCATCGGCAACAGCAGGCATTGGTCAGTATTACCGACGTTACATTCCGGGCAATCAGTGCGTCGGAGATTTCCGCCTATTGGCACAGTGGCGAGCCGGCGGATAAGGCCGGCAGTTATGGTATTCAGGGTAAGGGTGGTCTATTTGTTGAGCACCTCAGTGGCAGTTATACCGGTGTCGTCGGCCTACCACTGGCAGAAACAGAATTTTTACTGCAGCAGTTTGGCCTCTCTTGCTGGTAG
- the mreD gene encoding rod shape-determining protein MreD encodes MIEAQGRWVIYGSFAIAFLLAVVPMPHWLVFARPEWLVMFLIYWVMALPHRVGVGTAFILGLLLDGLRGEIMGQNALALVVVSYICLNVYQRMRNFSLWQQAMLVFILVGLSAMIGRWVQSFGSSHPPSLHFLISAFCSAIIWPWFMVFMRATRRRFRVT; translated from the coding sequence ATGATAGAGGCACAGGGGCGGTGGGTGATTTACGGTAGTTTTGCCATCGCATTTTTGCTGGCGGTGGTGCCGATGCCGCACTGGCTGGTGTTCGCTCGCCCCGAGTGGCTGGTGATGTTTTTAATTTACTGGGTGATGGCGCTGCCGCATCGTGTCGGTGTTGGCACGGCCTTTATACTGGGTTTGTTGCTCGATGGCCTGCGCGGTGAAATCATGGGGCAAAATGCGCTGGCCCTGGTGGTGGTCAGTTATATTTGTCTCAATGTATACCAGCGTATGCGAAATTTCTCGCTGTGGCAGCAGGCTATGTTGGTCTTTATCTTGGTGGGGTTGTCGGCGATGATTGGCCGATGGGTGCAGAGTTTTGGCAGCAGTCACCCACCCTCGCTACACTTCTTAATATCGGCATTTTGCAGTGCGATTATCTGGCCATGGTTTATGGTTTTTATGCGCGCTACTCGCCGTCGTTTTAGGGTCACTTAA
- the mreC gene encoding rod shape-determining protein MreC gives MKPLFGKTPSVGAKVVILAILAMVLVAFDYRTEKLGVARYVTSVITAPAYWLTDLPVQLSLWTNKHSMSRSDLIEENDALKAEALVLKGRVLKLASLAAENVRLRELLNSSALLRSDVVVAEIIGVLPNPQAQQVIINKGSEDGVYIGQPVLEANGVIGQIVSVSLKTSRLLLITDASHAVPVQVNRNGVRSIADGVGLTDELQLHHVAATTDIQNGDLLVSSGLGGRFPEGYPVARVSSVIHNPGLPFLIVRAIPTAQLDRTRHVLLVFHRDNSGDLTTATQAAQ, from the coding sequence ATCAAACCGCTATTTGGAAAGACTCCGTCTGTCGGGGCGAAAGTAGTGATATTGGCAATATTGGCCATGGTACTCGTGGCCTTCGATTATCGTACAGAGAAGCTCGGTGTAGCCCGCTATGTGACGTCGGTGATTACCGCGCCGGCCTATTGGTTGACGGATTTACCTGTGCAGCTGTCGCTCTGGACCAATAAACACTCAATGAGTCGCTCTGACTTGATCGAGGAAAACGACGCGCTCAAGGCAGAGGCCTTGGTGTTAAAGGGGCGGGTTTTAAAATTGGCCTCTCTGGCGGCGGAAAATGTGCGTCTGCGTGAGCTGCTTAACTCCTCGGCCTTATTGCGTAGCGATGTGGTTGTCGCTGAAATTATCGGCGTACTGCCGAATCCCCAGGCGCAGCAAGTAATTATCAATAAGGGCTCTGAGGACGGTGTCTACATTGGGCAGCCGGTGTTGGAGGCTAACGGAGTGATTGGCCAAATCGTCAGTGTCAGCCTCAAAACCAGCCGACTGTTGTTGATTACCGATGCCAGTCACGCGGTGCCGGTTCAGGTGAATCGTAACGGTGTTCGCTCGATTGCCGACGGCGTTGGTCTTACCGACGAGTTGCAATTGCACCATGTGGCGGCGACAACGGATATCCAAAATGGCGATTTATTGGTCAGCTCTGGCCTCGGTGGTCGTTTTCCCGAAGGCTATCCGGTGGCTCGCGTCAGCTCTGTTATCCACAATCCGGGCTTGCCGTTTTTGATTGTTCGCGCCATTCCAACCGCTCAGCTCGATCGTACCCGCCATGTCTTGCTGGTCTTTCATCGCGACAACAGCGGTGACTTGACCACAGCAACCCAGGCTGCGCAATGA
- the gatA gene encoding Asp-tRNA(Asn)/Glu-tRNA(Gln) amidotransferase subunit GatA: MHKLTVAEIMAGLRDKTFSSVELTEHYLQRIDRLDERFNSFITVTAEQALAQAKAADTLLANGNAQPLTGVPIANKDIFCTEGVRTSCGSKMLDNFKPPYNATVIEQFNQQGLVSLGKTNMDEFAMGSSNENSYYGACKNPWDTRTIPGGSSGGSAAAVAALLTPAATGTDTGGSIRQPAAMCGITGLKPTYGRVSRFGMIAYASSLDQGGPMARTAEDTAILLNAMAGVDYKDSTSLDVPTEDYTANLNQPLTGLRIGLPKEYFDTAGLNPEVADTVQQAIKVYESLGATVKEISLGSTELAIPAYYVIAPAEASTNLSRFDGVRYGHRCDNPVDLEDLYTRSRAEGFGAEVQRRILIGSYVLSAGFYDAYYRKAQQIRRLIKDDFTAAFNEVDVIMSPTAPNPAFKIGEKSSDPVTMYAEDIFTIGVNMAGLPGMSIPCGTVNDLPVGLQLIGNYLDESKLLNCAHMFQQATDWHTHTAADLD, translated from the coding sequence ATGCATAAACTAACCGTCGCCGAGATCATGGCGGGTTTGCGAGATAAAACATTCTCCAGTGTCGAACTCACCGAGCATTACTTACAGCGTATCGACCGTCTCGATGAACGCTTTAACAGCTTTATTACTGTTACCGCCGAACAGGCCTTGGCACAGGCAAAGGCTGCCGACACCTTGCTAGCCAACGGCAATGCCCAGCCATTAACCGGTGTGCCGATCGCCAACAAAGACATCTTTTGCACCGAGGGTGTGCGCACCAGTTGCGGTTCGAAAATGCTCGACAACTTCAAGCCACCGTACAACGCCACGGTAATCGAGCAGTTCAATCAGCAGGGTTTGGTCAGCCTGGGCAAGACCAATATGGACGAGTTCGCCATGGGCTCGAGCAACGAAAACAGCTATTACGGCGCCTGTAAAAACCCCTGGGATACCCGTACCATCCCCGGCGGTTCCTCCGGTGGTTCGGCGGCGGCGGTTGCGGCACTGCTGACCCCGGCAGCCACCGGCACCGACACCGGCGGCTCGATTCGCCAGCCAGCGGCAATGTGTGGCATTACCGGCTTGAAGCCAACCTACGGTCGTGTCTCACGCTTTGGCATGATTGCCTACGCCTCCAGCCTCGATCAGGGCGGCCCAATGGCTCGCACCGCCGAGGATACGGCGATACTGCTCAACGCCATGGCCGGCGTCGACTATAAAGACTCGACCTCGCTCGACGTGCCGACCGAGGACTATACCGCCAACCTCAACCAGCCGTTAACCGGTTTGCGTATCGGCCTGCCGAAGGAATACTTCGACACCGCCGGCCTCAACCCCGAGGTCGCCGACACCGTGCAACAGGCGATCAAAGTGTATGAATCACTTGGCGCCACGGTGAAGGAAATCAGCCTGGGCTCTACCGAACTGGCCATCCCAGCGTACTATGTTATCGCACCCGCCGAGGCCAGCACCAACCTCAGCCGCTTCGACGGCGTCCGCTACGGGCACCGCTGCGACAACCCCGTCGACCTCGAAGATCTCTACACCCGCTCCCGCGCCGAGGGCTTTGGCGCCGAGGTACAGCGTCGTATTTTGATCGGCTCCTATGTGTTGTCGGCCGGTTTCTATGATGCTTACTACCGTAAGGCACAACAGATCCGCCGCCTCATTAAAGACGACTTCACCGCCGCCTTTAATGAGGTCGATGTCATCATGAGCCCCACTGCCCCCAACCCCGCCTTTAAGATTGGCGAGAAGAGCAGCGACCCCGTCACCATGTACGCCGAGGACATTTTTACCATTGGCGTTAACATGGCCGGCCTTCCTGGCATGTCGATCCCCTGTGGCACGGTCAATGATTTACCGGTTGGTTTACAGCTTATTGGCAACTACTTGGACGAGAGCAAACTGCTCAACTGCGCCCATATGTTCCAACAGGCCACCGACTGGCACACCCACACCGCAGCGGATCTAGACTAG